A single region of the Stigmatopora argus isolate UIUO_Sarg chromosome 6, RoL_Sarg_1.0, whole genome shotgun sequence genome encodes:
- the nisch gene encoding nischarin isoform X1: MEPPSFTEELLDRKVCIVGSELVENYTVYVIEVQDGEHKWTIKHRYSDFHDLHEKLATANQVERHLLPPKKMLGKNSKSLVERRQKELEIYLQTLLRQFPGAVPGPLATFLHFNLYEINGITAALAEELFHKGEQLLAAGEVFSLRPLQLHAVSRQLRLATPTCCNGDAKTDLGHILDFACRLRYLKICGTRGPLGSSDILETALPFDLSFFKSLLQIEISECDARQIRGLSSLRSTLVTLSIHNSTDTMMLALVPEASDFPQWEAEGSESGCGVTAVVPRWPGLTTLDMSHNGIGAIDASAKLLRKVEFLDLSHNQLSSVENLEHLYNLVHLDLSYNNLCTLEAAHTRLGNIKTLSLAGNRLESLAGLGKLYSLVHLDLGHNQLNRLEEIKNIGSLPCLEKLNLSANPVCIVPDYRTKVLAQFGERAAEVCLDGQATTEKELDTVEVLKAIQKAKEVKDRMSASNKK, from the exons ATGGAACCCCCCTCGTTTACAGAAGAGCTTCTGGACAGGAAAGTGTGCATTGTCGGCTCGGAATTGGTTGAAAACTACACG GTGTACGTCATCGAAGTACAAGATGGAGAGCACAAGTGGACAATAAAGCACCGCTACAGCGACTTCCATGACCTCCACGAGAAG TTGGCGACAGCCAACCAAGTGGAGCGCCATCTTCTCCCGCCGAAGAAGATGCTGGGCAAGAACTCTAAGAGCCTGGTGGAGCGTCGGCAGAAGGAGCTTGAGATCTACCTGCAGACATTGCTGCGGCAGTTCCCCGGGGCTGTGCCTGGACCCCTGGCcaccttcctccacttcaacCTCTAT GAAATCAACGGCATCACCGCCGCGCTTGCCGAGGAGTTGTTTCATAAAG GCGAGCAGTTGCTGGCCGCCGGCGAAGTCTTCTCCCTGCGGCCCCTGCAGCTCCACGCCGTCTCCCGGCAACTGCGCCTGGCCACGCCCACCTGTTGCAACGGTGACGCCAAAACCGACCTGGGACACATCCTGGACTTTGCCTGCAGGCTGCGCTACCTCAAG ATCTGCGGCACCAGAGGCCCCCTGGGAAGCAGCGACATCCTGGAGACCGCTCTGCCGTTCGACTTGTCTTTTTTCAAGTCGCTTCTTCAGATCGAG ATCAGCGAGTGCGACGCCCGGCAAATCCGAGGTTTGTCCTCGCTGAGGTCCACTTTGGTCACTCTCAGTATCCACAACTCCACGGACACCATGATG CTGGCGCTGGTGCCAGAAGCCAGCGACTTCCCCCAGTGGGAAGCCGAGGGCTCCGAGTCGGGCTGTGGCGTGACGGCGGTGGTCCCGCGCTGGCCCGGCCTGACCACACTGGACATGAGCCACAACGGTATCGGCGCCATCGACGCCTCGGCG AAACTTCTCCGCAAGGTGGAGTTCCTCGACCTAAGCCACAACCAGCTTTCCTCGGTGGAAAACCTTGAG caCCTGTACAATCTGGTCCACCTGGATTTGTCCTACAACAATTTGTGCACGCTGGAGGCGGCTCACACACGGCTAGGCAACATCAAGACGCTGAGCCTGGCCGGCAACCGGCTGGAGAGCCTGGCGGGCCTGGGCAAGCTCTACTCGCTGGTCCACCTGGACCTCGGCCACAACCAGCTCAACCGG TTGGAGGAGATCAAGAACATCGGCTCGCTGCCCTGCCTGGAGAAACTCAACCTGTCGGCCAACCCCGTTTGCATCGTCCCCGACTACAGAACTAAAGTCTTGGCCCAGTTCGGGGAGCGCGCGGCAGAG GTGTGTCTTGATGGCCAGGCGACCACAGAAAAAGAATTGGACACGGTGGAAGTGTTGAAAGCTATTCAGAAAGCCAAAGAAGTCAAGGACCGAATGAGCGCCAGCAACAAGAAG TGA
- the nisch gene encoding nischarin isoform X2: MEPPSFTEELLDRKVCIVGSELVENYTVYVIEVQDGEHKWTIKHRYSDFHDLHEKLATANQVERHLLPPKKMLGKNSKSLVERRQKELEIYLQTLLRQFPGAVPGPLATFLHFNLYEINGITAALAEELFHKGEQLLAAGEVFSLRPLQLHAVSRQLRLATPTCCNGDAKTDLGHILDFACRLRYLKICGTRGPLGSSDILETALPFDLSFFKSLLQIEISECDARQIRGLSSLRSTLVTLSIHNSTDTMMLALVPEASDFPQWEAEGSESGCGVTAVVPRWPGLTTLDMSHNGIGAIDASAKLLRKVEFLDLSHNQLSSVENLEHLYNLVHLDLSYNNLCTLEAAHTRLGNIKTLSLAGNRLESLAGLGKLYSLVHLDLGHNQLNRLEEIKNIGSLPCLEKLNLSANPVCIVPDYRTKVLAQFGERAAEVCLDGQATTEKELDTVEVLKAIQKAKEVKDRMSASNKKISEETGGSLASAPPRLSPSSSSSSTRSSCVAAPPSLASRRARRASCGSQEEMSNREESAIPPVIVPPHALPMSHSPRYHDNRLAEDSQASSSFCFPCSSSSSSSLLETTCPTCNATWCPLLPPHLFSFTSTHRLFTASLSKRLKETRQKKQEGHTEAETNEADRSPSIEVLSHAETTEVGSPAVSRDGYFEMGPDCSLPDASPTRLPGEFGEEEEREERDERDERVNGVLWCYAVKVEERKVEHQVVCLVLTDNLLGLLRLSDGVKVDNYDADKEPVPTPEALLSNLDTELLLPFSELLLPSHADLPAACLRLGPRNGGCHYYLFSEPQELQRTRTELLRLLRLPEAEDGPPLLPRCLLNSWELEESQDARGGYLTLLPPSSASPSDILPDAEELPALLFLTQRHLWVLKMDIRELRGAPCKLVRVPLGSVAVRPDRRCPQTGELIDGRFCKHPQHHHRCGHTAELLLADGALPLLFPLARDKTSFLGELSRRRAALGGLKMVVLPLPCRCPPDPDEGDGDDFSEPPRGSSGPCLEDNHPSPHLVPALTPGLKLLSGLGGEQLLEYFHRFIALSGEKEEVRQLLWLSVVLYTSPESELACCLLLSTEAVYFLLEDSAAARPFRCPETDVCPWPDPSMRPCPCLTIRLSDLLSVNVGLFDQYFRLVGRSAECIVCCLSRDSYGTGVFLQELMSVLSPRQELPAPEPSESSEQDFYSQFPSNSAGKMQNYELVHSSRVKFIYPSEEEVGDLTFIVAERKNPAGAPRSFNVLLYLLVFQVEPDDGRGPHGAPLLRPRTLILTAADVFLLDEDYASYPLPDFAKEPPSRERYRLREARRIRDLDRVLLGYQTYPQALTLVFDDLPGPDLLCRLTADHFGPEGEEPRPQRQPAAAATRAPSEAEVQWCVFVPGADSRERLISVLARQWEALCSRELPVELTG, translated from the exons ATGGAACCCCCCTCGTTTACAGAAGAGCTTCTGGACAGGAAAGTGTGCATTGTCGGCTCGGAATTGGTTGAAAACTACACG GTGTACGTCATCGAAGTACAAGATGGAGAGCACAAGTGGACAATAAAGCACCGCTACAGCGACTTCCATGACCTCCACGAGAAG TTGGCGACAGCCAACCAAGTGGAGCGCCATCTTCTCCCGCCGAAGAAGATGCTGGGCAAGAACTCTAAGAGCCTGGTGGAGCGTCGGCAGAAGGAGCTTGAGATCTACCTGCAGACATTGCTGCGGCAGTTCCCCGGGGCTGTGCCTGGACCCCTGGCcaccttcctccacttcaacCTCTAT GAAATCAACGGCATCACCGCCGCGCTTGCCGAGGAGTTGTTTCATAAAG GCGAGCAGTTGCTGGCCGCCGGCGAAGTCTTCTCCCTGCGGCCCCTGCAGCTCCACGCCGTCTCCCGGCAACTGCGCCTGGCCACGCCCACCTGTTGCAACGGTGACGCCAAAACCGACCTGGGACACATCCTGGACTTTGCCTGCAGGCTGCGCTACCTCAAG ATCTGCGGCACCAGAGGCCCCCTGGGAAGCAGCGACATCCTGGAGACCGCTCTGCCGTTCGACTTGTCTTTTTTCAAGTCGCTTCTTCAGATCGAG ATCAGCGAGTGCGACGCCCGGCAAATCCGAGGTTTGTCCTCGCTGAGGTCCACTTTGGTCACTCTCAGTATCCACAACTCCACGGACACCATGATG CTGGCGCTGGTGCCAGAAGCCAGCGACTTCCCCCAGTGGGAAGCCGAGGGCTCCGAGTCGGGCTGTGGCGTGACGGCGGTGGTCCCGCGCTGGCCCGGCCTGACCACACTGGACATGAGCCACAACGGTATCGGCGCCATCGACGCCTCGGCG AAACTTCTCCGCAAGGTGGAGTTCCTCGACCTAAGCCACAACCAGCTTTCCTCGGTGGAAAACCTTGAG caCCTGTACAATCTGGTCCACCTGGATTTGTCCTACAACAATTTGTGCACGCTGGAGGCGGCTCACACACGGCTAGGCAACATCAAGACGCTGAGCCTGGCCGGCAACCGGCTGGAGAGCCTGGCGGGCCTGGGCAAGCTCTACTCGCTGGTCCACCTGGACCTCGGCCACAACCAGCTCAACCGG TTGGAGGAGATCAAGAACATCGGCTCGCTGCCCTGCCTGGAGAAACTCAACCTGTCGGCCAACCCCGTTTGCATCGTCCCCGACTACAGAACTAAAGTCTTGGCCCAGTTCGGGGAGCGCGCGGCAGAG GTGTGTCTTGATGGCCAGGCGACCACAGAAAAAGAATTGGACACGGTGGAAGTGTTGAAAGCTATTCAGAAAGCCAAAGAAGTCAAGGACCGAATGAGCGCCAGCAACAAGAAG ATCAGTGAGGAGACCGGGGGGTCGTTGGCTTCCGCGCCTCCTCGCCTctctccttcctcctcctcttcctctaccCGCTCCTCTTGCGTCGCCGCCCCTCCTTCTCTCGCTTCCCGTCGGGCCCGGCGGGCTTCCTGCGGCAGCCAAG aagaaatGAGCAACCGAGAAGAAAGCGCCATTCCGCCCGTCATCGTCCCCCCTCACGCCCTCCCCATGAGCCACTCCCCTCGTTACCACGACAACCGGCTTGCCGAAGATTCACAAGCGAGCTCGTCGTTCTG tttcccgtgttcttcctcctcctcatccagTCTCCTTGAAACCACCTGCCCCACCTGCAACGCCACCTGGTGTCCACTGCTGCCTCCTCACCTCTTTTCCTTCACCTCCACCCACCGGCTCTTCACAGCCTCGCTCTCCAAACGCTTGAAGGAGACACGGCAGAAGAAACAGGAAGGCCACACAGAGGCGGAGACGAACGAAGCGGACCGATCCCCGTCAATTGAGGTTTTATCCCACGCCGAAACCACGGAGGTGGGCAGTCCCGCCGTGTCCAGGGACGGCTACTTCGAGATGGGACCTGACTGCTCCCTCCCGGACGCGTCGCCCACTCGTCTTCCCGGCGAGTTTGGCGAAGAGGAGGAGCGAGAGGAGCGGGACGAGCGGGACGAGCGGGTCAACGGCGTGCTTTGGTGCTACGCCGTTAAGGTGGAAGAGCGCAAGGTGGAGCACCAGGTGGTGTGCCTTGTGCTGACCGATAATCTCTTGGGCCTGCTGCGTTTATCCGATGGAGTCAAAGTGGACAATTATGATGCag ATAAAGAGCCAGTTCCCACACCCGAGGCCCTTCTGTCCAACCTGGACACGGAGCTCCTGCTGCCCTTTTCTGAGCTCCTGCTCCCCTCGCACGCCGATCTTCCCGCTGCCTGTCTCCGCTTGGGACCCCGAAACGGCGGTTGTCACTACTACCTCTTCTCCGAACCCCAGGAGCTCCAGAGAACCCGGACCGAGCTCTTGAGACTTTTGCGGCTCCCCGAGGCGGAAGACGGCCCTCCGCTCTTACCTCGCTGCCTTCTCAACTCCTGGGAGCTGGAGGAGAGTCAGGACGCCCGAGGCGGCTACCTGACGCTCCTCCCGCCTTCCTCCGCCTCCCCGTCGGACATTTTGCCCGACGCAGAAGAACTCCCGGCTCTCCTCTTCCTGACCCAGCGACACCTGTGGGTGCTGAAAATGGACATCCGAGAGCTACGCGGGGCCCCGTGCAAACTGGTCCGCGTACCCCTGGGCTCGGTGGCCGTTCGCCCCGACCGGAGATGTCCTCAAACTGGGGAGCTGATCGACGGGAGGTTCTGCAAGCACCCGCAACACCACCACAG GTGTGGCCACACGGCGGAGCTGCTGCTGGCCGACGGGGCTCTGCCTCTGCTCTTCCCGCTGGCCCGGGACAAGACCTCCTTCTTGGGGGAGCTGAGTCGGCGGCGAGCAGCTTTGGGGGGGCTTAAGATGGTGGTGCTGCCCCTCCCGTGCAGATGTCCTCCGGACCCGGACGAAGGCGACGGGGACGACTTTTCTGAGCCTCCTCGGGGCTCCTCTGGGCCGTGTCTGGAAGACAACCATCCGTCCCCTCACCTGGTCCCGGCTCTCACCCCGGGGCTCAAGCTCCTCTCTGGGCTTGGCGGAGAGCAGCTGCTTGAGTACTTTCACAGATTTATAGCACTG tctggGGAAAAGGAAGAAGTGCGACAACTCCTGTGGCTGTCGGTGGTCCTCTACACCTCGCCAGAGTCGGAACTGGCTTGCTGCCTATTGCTCTCCACCGAGGCCGTCTATTTCCTATTGGAAGACTCTGCCGCTGCGCGCCCATTCCGATGCCCCG AGACTGACGTCTGCCCTTGGCCGGACCCCAGCATGCGCCCTTGCCCCTGCCTGACCATCAGGCTGTCGGATCTGCTGTCCGTCAACGTGGGTTTGTTCGATCAGTACTTCAGGCTCGTCG gTCGCTCGGCCGAATGCATCGTGTGCTGTTTGAGTCGAGACAGTTACGGCACGGGGGTCTTCTTGCAGGAGCTCATGTCCGTGCTGAGCCCGCGGCAGGAGCTCCCGGCTCCGGAGCCCTCGGAGTCCTCGGAGCAGGACTTCTACTCGCAGTTCCCCAGCAACAGCGCAG GCAAAATGCAGAATTACGAGCTGGTCCACAGCAGCAGGGTCAAGTTCATCTACCCCAGCGAGGAGGAGGTGGGCGACCTGACCTTCATCGTGGCCGAGAGGAAGAACCCCGCCGGCGCGCCGCGCTCCTTCAACGTGCTGCTCTACCTGCTGGTCTTTCAG GTGGAGCCGGATGACGGTCGGGGCCCCCACGGAGCGCCGCTCCTGCGTCCCCGGACCCTTATCCTGACCGCCGCCGACGTCTTCCTCTTGGACGAAGACTACGCCAGCTATCCTCTGCCGGACTTTGCCAAGGAGCCGCCGTCCAG GGAGCGTTACCGCCTACGCGAAGCCCGGCGGATCCGCGACCTGGACCGGGTTCTGCTGGGCTACCAGACGTACCCGCAGGCCCTGACGCTGGTGTTCGACGACCTGCCGGGCCCGGACCTGCTGTGCCGCCTTACCGCGGACCACTTTGGCCCGGAGGGGGAGGAGCCTCGGCCACAGCGGCAGCCGGCGGCCGCGGCGACACGCGCGCCCTCCGAGGCCGAGGTTCAGTGGTGCGTCTTCGTGCCGGGAGCCGACAGCCGCGAGAGACTCATCTCCGTCCTGGCCCGCCAGTGGGAGGCGCTGTGCAGCCGAGAACTTCCCGTGGAGCTGACTGGCTGA